The segment AGGACGGACCGTACGTCGTCAGCAATTTGCCCAGGCTCGAGAACTCCAGGGGGGAGGCCATTCCGACAAAGCCCGTGACGGCGCTCTGCCGGTGCGGGGGATCCGCAAAGAGGCCGTTCTGCGACGGCACCCATGCCCGGATTGGGTTCTCCGGGCGCCGACCGGCCGATCGGCCCCCGAGCGGGAGGCTGGACTATCGGGGCAAGCGGATCACCATCCACGAC is part of the Candidatus Methylomirabilis sp. genome and harbors:
- a CDS encoding CDGSH iron-sulfur domain-containing protein, with the translated sequence MKAKSGGEKCTIEVAEDGPYVVSNLPRLENSRGEAIPTKPVTALCRCGGSAKRPFCDGTHARIGFSGRRPADRPPSGRLDYRGKRITIHD